In the Leptotrichia sp. oral taxon 847 genome, one interval contains:
- a CDS encoding glycerol transporter — MKVKIVSSKKYQNLLIIVTSVISSILGSKVINMYGWIPGLLTAAAIGAVIGLGGKYLFKFFN; from the coding sequence GTGAAGGTAAAAATTGTGAGCAGTAAAAAATATCAAAATTTATTAATTATAGTAACCTCTGTAATTTCTTCCATACTTGGAAGTAAAGTTATTAATATGTACGGTTGGATTCCAGGATTATTGACTGCAGCAGCGATAGGTGCTGTTATTGGCTTAGGTGGAAAGTATTTGTTTAAGTTTTTTAATTAG
- a CDS encoding IS630 family transposase, protein MKVNEYLKKLSEAGSDREIIYTDETGFDEYYYREYGWSKRGVPIEGKRSGLRYSRINLVAGKTGNRLIGSMIYKETMESEFFEEWFRKIFLRDIEKLGKRVLIVMDNARFHRKNILEKIIKGTGHCLLFLPPYSLDLNPIEKVWANIKKKLKEITHNFDTLEEAVTSVLFDKLVQF, encoded by the coding sequence ATAAAAGTAAACGAATATTTAAAAAAATTATCAGAAGCAGGTTCAGACAGGGAAATAATCTATACCGATGAAACAGGGTTTGACGAATATTATTACCGGGAATACGGATGGAGCAAAAGGGGAGTCCCTATTGAAGGGAAAAGAAGCGGGTTAAGGTATTCAAGAATAAATCTGGTTGCTGGAAAAACAGGAAATAGATTGATAGGGAGCATGATATACAAGGAAACCATGGAAAGTGAATTTTTTGAAGAATGGTTCAGGAAGATATTTTTAAGAGATATTGAAAAATTAGGGAAGAGAGTTCTAATAGTTATGGATAATGCCAGATTTCACAGAAAGAATATATTAGAAAAGATAATTAAGGGAACGGGGCATTGTCTATTATTTCTTCCGCCGTATTCTCTGGATTTAAATCCAATAGAAAAAGTATGGGCTAATATCAAGAAGAAATTAAAAGAGATAACCCATAATTTTGATACACTGGAAGAAGCTGTTACTTCTGTTTTATTTGATAAATTAGTTCAATTTTAA
- a CDS encoding IS630 transposase-related protein, translating to MAYEKDYRKRILNFYYENGKTKMLLQFGISSGTLYGWIKLKRETGDLSSRKRKRKFKVLDPEKLDQYMKNPKNADKYIREIAKDFGCGKETVRVALKKLRYTRKKTGKIQGAGRNKSKRIFKKIIRSRFRQGNNLYR from the coding sequence ATGGCATATGAAAAAGATTATAGGAAAAGAATTTTAAATTTTTATTACGAAAATGGAAAAACAAAAATGTTACTTCAATTCGGCATAAGCTCTGGCACATTGTACGGATGGATAAAGCTTAAGAGGGAGACAGGGGATCTTTCATCAAGAAAACGGAAAAGAAAATTTAAGGTGCTTGATCCTGAAAAACTTGACCAATATATGAAAAATCCCAAAAATGCAGATAAATACATCCGTGAAATAGCAAAGGATTTTGGCTGTGGAAAGGAGACAGTGAGAGTAGCACTGAAAAAATTAAGATATACTAGAAAAAAAACAGGCAAAATACAGGGAGCAGGACGAAATAAAAGTAAACGAATATTTAAAAAAATTATCAGAAGCAGGTTCAGACAGGGAAATAATCTATACCGATGA
- a CDS encoding CPBP family intramembrane glutamic endopeptidase has product MKKIKNIPLFLCLISFFYIVFKIINEKCIVYFESSKVYYIVDTITYLLSFFPVIFYFKKTMKENQYFFERKNLRFNNFIFYLGIMIFINFIMVNARIVYNNESKIIYNYESTTYYIITNIILSSLIAPILEEIIFRGILMNNLMKYGYKVAIITNSVLFGFYHINVNAIGRTILAGIILSYITYRYSLKYSIKLHIILNIIANLGKYLYYNDYIMIAMGIFTVVLIIIFIIGLIRKKYKEIFSIFKLNNEDRKNIIKFVKDNALYLLVILVIVISNLLFNYKLF; this is encoded by the coding sequence ATGAAAAAAATTAAAAATATACCATTATTTTTATGTTTAATAAGTTTTTTTTACATAGTATTTAAAATTATAAATGAAAAATGTATTGTATATTTTGAAAGTTCAAAAGTATATTATATTGTAGACACTATAACATATTTGCTGTCATTTTTTCCAGTAATATTTTATTTCAAAAAAACTATGAAAGAAAATCAATATTTTTTTGAACGAAAGAATTTAAGGTTTAATAATTTTATATTTTACTTGGGTATAATGATATTTATAAACTTTATAATGGTAAATGCCCGAATTGTTTATAATAATGAGAGCAAAATTATATATAATTATGAAAGTACAACTTATTATATAATTACTAATATTATATTAAGTTCTTTAATAGCTCCCATATTAGAAGAAATTATATTTCGTGGAATATTAATGAATAACTTAATGAAGTATGGATATAAAGTAGCTATAATAACGAATTCAGTTCTATTTGGATTTTATCATATTAACGTAAATGCTATAGGAAGAACAATTTTAGCAGGAATTATTCTTTCATATATTACTTACAGGTATTCGCTAAAATATTCTATAAAATTACATATAATTTTAAATATAATTGCAAATTTAGGAAAGTATTTATATTATAATGATTATATAATGATAGCTATGGGAATCTTTACAGTTGTTCTTATTATAATTTTTATTATAGGCCTAATAAGAAAAAAATATAAAGAAATATTTTCAATATTTAAACTAAATAATGAAGATAGAAAAAATATTATTAAATTTGTAAAGGATAATGCGTTATATTTATTAGTAATACTTGTTATTGTAATTTCTAACTTGTTATTTAATTATAAATTATTTTAA